The Sabethes cyaneus chromosome 3, idSabCyanKW18_F2, whole genome shotgun sequence DNA window CGCAAAGAAGGAAATTTTTATACTGCCGATAACAGAATAATTTAATCTTAAGAGCAAACACATTTTATTCATTCGATAAGGCACTATTTTGTACTATAAAAGGTAAATCTTTTTAACCAGAAAAGCAGCCAAAAAGTTGTTCAAACGAAAATACAAGATTATTGTTAAGGCATTCATTTATAGTCGAAATTTATAACAACAAACAAAAGAAGCAGTGCCTCAATTAAACAAAACCTAAGTAAAATTTTACTATCGACAGTATAAAAAAAGTAGTTACCAGATGAAAAGAGAAAACACCTATCTTTTATTTCCTACTGCTAGTAAACATACAGCTTCGCTGGTGCACTCCACTTTAATAGATTCTTACCGCTCCTAATAAattcaataattttccaagaaAAGGCATTTTCCACGACATTTTGACAGTACACTTAATACAAAATCCTATGAACTATTCTATTATTTTACAAACATTGTTGTTCATATTTGTATCGATGCCTACGATCGAGCACCGTTTACCCAATAAACAGAGTTCTTTGAGATCACttgttatgttttcatttttgcCTCCACCTTTTAGTTAGGTCTGGATGTTTCTGGTTTCTAATGTTTTTAAATGTGGATGGTTAAGTACATAACATTTTtgctttgaaatttaaaaaataaacatattATGCTATTGGAAGAGTACAGAACAacgaaaaaaactttttatacTTTATTGTCGAAATTCCATCGTTTTCATTCCAGCTATCCAACTCCAATTTTGCCTCTCTATGTTATTTTACCTCTTCCTCCCGTCTTATCTGGTTGTAGAACATACAAacgtacacacatacataccaACATATGTGCTCCTATACTATGCTTATACGGTAAAGAAGATAACACACATATATACAACATGCTTTCATAAGGCAATAATGACTATCAGGAAGGATCTTTTCTTCGTTTCGTATTATGATATTTAGTGAGAACATGTGAAACAATATCgaaatttggagaaaaaaaatagtgaaaagaaaaacaaaacactgGACAAAAATAACTTAAGTATAAATAAATTTCTGCTTCTACACTGACTTGCTGCTTTTGCGAATAGTTTGACTCGATGCTCTTACTACGCTCATAGTGATTAGATTAACGTCTTTAGTGTGCTGGTGAACTTATGGTATGACGATTAATTTTTACCGTCGATAGAGACAACAGGAAACATAAAATGCTCAACCCAATCCTTTCCCTAATATCGCATCAAGCAGTTCAGAAGTTATACACAATTAACGATTTATGTTAAGCGTTAAAATAGGCTTGTTTTCGCATGTTTTAATCGGCAATTCGAGTATCGAATAGGAATTCTTCGTAACGTTATTTAACTATTTATGCAGATATTTTCTCGTTCTTTATCAAAACGTACTTAATGCTAGTGATTAATTAAAAACCTTTTATGAACTACGAAAAACTAGAATGTTAAGATACACGTATCTGAAACTAGGTAATAATAAGTAATATATCGACAATCGCAACTGCGCTTCTTTGTAGTGGTGACAGAATGCCGGTCACAAACAATATAGTAATGGTAATGTACTATGGTTAGCCATTTTTTTATAagagaacaaacaaaaaaacaatacacattttaacattttaatCAATGACCATCACAgtaagcaacaaaaaaaaactaaaaaaaaaaactgaaaaattaatCGTCATACAATAGTTTTGCTTTTTGCTGGATAGCTTTCTTTTAATACTACATAAATAAGATAACTGTTGCGATCATCAAACAATCAAATTTTAAAGCACTGAGGAAACGCATAATAAAAGCGACAAAAAGGAattaacaatggaaaaaataatcaaaagtgCTACTAAGGGTGAGGAGGTTTGTCGAATTGAGCATCGTGTTTTAAGAATGCCCTCGAGTATTACGAAAACAGCCAACTATTCAACTATTGAAggttttttcagcgatttgCTATCTGTGAAATACTAAAAATTCCTGGCAATGATTTTTAACGTTAAAGTGCCAAATTAGAAAAAAGAAATCgcaaatgcaaatttttacacATCCTATTGTCCTTTCTACTAGTGCCAAATGCAAACAAAAATGAGTAACGATGTTATCAGAAATTACTAGACAATAAAACTGTTCCGTCAATAGAATGTCTACGGATAGCAGCGGAACATAGAGCATTGTCGCTGGTTTATAAGACGCACTTAAGTGTGCTAGTTCATATTTGGAAAGCGAAACCCCACACAGGCTCGAACGGTTTTATCTTTCGTATTTCGTAGTCAATTTTGAGCACTTGTTTGCACGTTTAATAATTAGTTATTCGTTTGTTACCTCAACTCGCATACTCTCCAGGACTGACTTTTCCCGGTGTGATAAGTGCGCGTGCGTGCGTGTTCGTCGATTTGAATAATAACCGGATGCAGATATCATAataattaaatatattttttaaacaaatgaaaatcactttttcgatagaataaaataaaataagaagTATCACTACTCACTAGCAACTTTGATGACAATAATGTTTGTGGCCGTTTTATGTTGttagaataaaaaaattacagcATTGCTTGTTTTTGAAACGCTCAAGTCTGTTAAAATTTCACGCTGTTGTTATTTTCAGCAATTTCAATTTCCTTGGGAACATATTTCCTACGTAGCATtgaaatttgtaatttctaTCGCCTAATTAGATTAGTTTATCCTACATCTGTCTGCTCTCACAACAACTATTCGTATTTGGGGTAGTAAAAACTAGTGGATAAAGAGTAGGTTTACGGAAGAGGAATTTTTAGCCCGCGGTGCGAGTCTTCTGGTGATCTGCTTTTTGTTGATATCGCGTAGCTCAGCTCAGGCCAGCCATGATGGTGCTATGATTTAAGTGAGTATTAAATTTGCTaattcttcgtttttttttgtatcttgCTTAATTAAATTTTCAGACTAAATATCAAGGAAAACATGTTTGTCTTTAAAAGTACTAGATTTTGGCATTGTCATTAAACTGCTTGTTAGATTAGTATTTTGTGATAGATGTAAAACTGCTGTTTCTCCTTTGTTGGTCAGAATCCCTGAAGTTGGCAAGTAAGCTGAAATCTCATTCCTGCTTCAAAGTAGAGCTTTTCTAATGTGTTTTTAGCTCAATATTTTCAAATGTGTACAATATTAATGGAAAATGATCGACAAAACTATTAATACTAGGTACGATTCTTTGTGATTAGCCAATTTGACTTTTTCATGCTCTCAATCGTCGACGGTCAAACGGGAAGGCTTTAATTCTAACGTAAAACTCATCTTCCTTTCTCTTGTTCTGTTTAGCGTGATGATCCTCTTAATAAAAACCATTTCATTTAAAGTTTTAGCCTTTTCCTTATTCTAAAACACACATTGTGAATAATGCTTTTATAAAAAAAGATTTCAGGGGGAAAACAGTTTCCTCAAAAAATTTGCTTTATATTTCAGGCTGTGCCGTCAGTTTTCAACTAAGCATTTTGACTTCAACTGTTATTTACTTTTGATTTGATCTTAGTTCAGTAGATTTTGACTGTGAGATCTTTTTCTCTGGGTAGTAGTAAATTTTATAAAACCATATTTCTCGATAGGATAAGCGGAACAAAATTTCCCTCTGATTTAATCTTTCAACGAGGGATTCTCCTAACACGTATAACATAACGAAAAGCACTGATATACCTATATAAAAACTAGGAGCTCCTTGCATGGTTTGGGTTTTGCTAGAAAATACATTcgataataataaataactaaaattcAACATTAATTTCTTACACAAAGTCAATTACTCTAAAAATATATATGCTTGGTTGCGCGTATGTGTGGGTATGTATAATAATTAcaacgattttttttagttGACTCGCAGTTAAATATCTCGACGTATAAAAATGTAATTATGTTGTTTTTACCAGAAACCACCTTTCTCGCCTTCTAACGCTGTGCTGCTCGTTTCTTCGTGCTCGATGTTTGGTATATTTTGGTCCACCGCAATGGCTGGTCACGATTTACGCTGAATTTTTGCAACTAAATATCAACTGGAAGGATTCGTCGTTAGGCTATCGCACTGAAGGAAATCGTTTATAGCAGAAGAAATGTAGAATTTTCCTCAACTCAGAGTGGACATTCAAATTAGTACACGACACACATCCGACACCGATGACTGTTTTCGGTGCTTCGTAACAACGATAGCGGATTTGCTCCTCTTACATAATTGAtttataataagcaaacatgttATTGTTGTTGCTTTTATTGTTGTAGCTATTGTTGGAATTGTTGAAGCCGCTGAAGTTCAGTAGATTTTGATTAGCCAAAGCAGCTGCAGCTGCAACGGCAGCAGAAGAATTGTATCCGCTTGAGATGGAGTTATTGGAGTGATTGCTTCCTCCCATACTATTATTTCCTCCAGTGCCATAGCGCAAAGAGTGATTCTTGGAGTTATATTGCTGCGGCTGTTGCAGTTGACCGCACGGATTATTGAATTTACTTCCATTATTGTTTGGGAAACCGAAGCTCTGCTGTTGATATGATTTTTGATTATTGTACGTGCTGGTGCTATTCAGAAAACTGTTGCCGCCGTTGTTACGGTTGGAATCTcttccaaaaagattcgcgGCATAGCCGGAGCGTAAATACTGATTGCCTCCATTATTGCTGTTACCGCCGTTACCAgtaaaagctttattaaatgcATTGGTGGTGACATTCGCACTCATCTTGTCCCTATTGTTGGCCATACCGTTCAAGCTATTTGCAAAGTTGTACCATGGCAGTcgaagctgctgctgctgctgctgttgctgagtTTGTTGAAAAGCTACAGAGGTCAAGTTCGTCGATTGGTTTGCCATCGTAGTTGTACCGATAGTGGAAATTCCACTTGTCAGGGATGTCCCATTGATTGGATAGTGAAAATCACAGCAGCTACACTTGGCCATCGTGTACTCTTGAATGTGTCCATTCGCTCCAAGACGGTGATATTGTGAGCGATTGTCCAGAAAAAAGTGAATGTTATCGTTTTCCGGTAACTGGGCAAACTGCAGCCTAAAATGACCGGGTGCGGTCAAATTGTCGATTAGATCGAGAACATCGCGACCGCTAAGCACAATTTTCGGTTCACATTCCGGTACTGACGGTTCGGCGACATCATCATTACCGGAGCCAGTTTCATCGGAGATGCTATCTTCTGACGACAACGATGATCGCATCGATGTTGATGATGACGATGGTGACGTCGACgaggatgatgatgacgacgaagacgacgacgacgacgacgattggCTAGGACTTCCATCTTCAGTTTCCGGAGCTTTGGACTTACCTTCCCCAGACAGTGAAATAGGCGAGGAGCTGGTCAATGGCCTCTCCACTTCCTCCGTTGGAGTCGTTGGTGGCGATGTTGGTTTCTGCAGATTGAGGGCCAAAGATTATGTAAGTTTGGTAAAGATTAAAGGAAAAACAATTTTGGCTCGTAGCCAAAGATTACTCCTAATTCAATGTAGCCATGAAACCACATTATTACATGTAATTGAAAAATCTTTACAGTATCAAAGATACGAAAATATTAAGTATTATTTATTATGCCAAGTGTTCACTGGTTAGCATATTAAATATGCTTTCAAAGAACAAAACAACGACAATCAATATATGAAGGTTTTTTCATGTAGTTTTACTGTTCATGAATTATTCTGATACCTTGATATGTGATTTGCGTTTCGAAGTGAAAGTTTGTAATTTAGTTCGAGAAGGTTCCTGAATCTGTACAAAAAATGCATTATTTGTGTGTGATTAAAACAGTAATGGTTGGTAAACACCTGAATAATGCGTAGCTTCGGTGGTTCGGGTGCCTTTGCAGCTACTCCCATCCTGAATGAAGATCTGGATCCGCGATCAGCACGATATCGTTTCTTCTCGTTGGCGGAACATTCTCATGCCACTTGGATCACCGGGTGATTTCCGGCAGATACTCTCGCACCAACCTCTCCTAGAAATGGTTTGCCATTTACTGAGCCAGAGATGCCAGCCACGATAGATAGTTGAATTATCGTCCAACTCGGTCCAGGGTTTGTAACTGTCAGGCAATCTCAGCAACCAGTGATTTGGGGTAAGAGCGGGGCTGCCTCATCCTCTATGGGCACGTGAGCCAGCGATCTTGCATTAAAAATGCCTGCAACCTCAACCAACGCATTCCTCAACTCTTCCTCTGTTGGTCGACGCGGCAACCGAAACTCTGACAACGTATGCTTGGCGGATTGAATAAGCCGTTCCCAACTTCCTTCCATATGGGGAGACGCCGGAGGATTGAAACCCCAGGTAGTTGTCGAAGACACGAACTGCTGAGCCATCTTGTGCTGATCTAGGACCAGCAATACCTGCTTCAACTCTCGCTCGGAGCCAATGAAGTTGGTTTCTCTGTCGCTGTAGAAAACAGCTGCTGTGCCTCGTCGCTCCATGAAGTTGCATATCACCGTTACGCATAAACTTGTTGACAATGATCTAGCTAAGTCTATGTAAATAGTCATAAGGCAAGTCAGAAGAACCCCCCAACCCGTCCCCAACGTTTTCAACCGGTCTCCCTATAGCCTCTTCCATGGAACCAAAATAGCCGATCCCGGCGCGCGTGAAAGGATGAACGAATGCTGCAAGCCTGCATTCCAGAAGTTTGCCATCGCTGAGGGTCGCGGTCGAGATTCTCGCAACTTACAGCGTTGACAGTCGGTTCTGACCTTGGCGTACACTCTGCGCAGTCGGCTGATGCAATAATTTAGACGAATCGTTAATCACTGATTCGTGGTTTCGATGGTGAAACTTTTGATGGTAGCCTTCTACGATGAGGAGCGTAATCGGGTGGTCACGTGGAAGGATGATTGGGTTGATAGTATCTGgagttaacaatttacacattgCAGTTCTACCGTGCATACGCAGCAGTTGACATTCGTCGAGATACGGACTCAGGTTGTAAAGCGGATTTCGTTTAGGAAGGGTTGTGTTATCTTTCCTGTGTAAGAACAGTTTTTCTGAGTACTTATCCTACAGCGCGACAAAATTCAGGTCCCTTGACCTTTTGTCTCCCGTTAGCGATGGACGACAGGTCCACTTCGCTGAAATCCAACTTCATTCTGCAACGTTTGTCAAGTCCAGGATATCACTAACCCTTGTTACCACGCATGGGTTGTACTTGCGGGTACTTGATCGCCACGTATCCAGGAAAGTATTTTTGTGGAGTCTGACCAGTAGACATGGTGGAAGATCTCTATGGATAGTCCCTGAAGAACAGAAACCAATCGCTTCAAGCTCCCATCGAAGGATTGCTAGATACTTGAGGGGGCTACACGACACTTCGCTGCAACGAGTGTGCATTCGAACGTTACGTTTTCTACGAAACGAAGAAATACTACTGCAGTCATGCCATTTTTGCTGGAGTTGGCGAAGTTGTGCAACTGTATCTCCATCTGAGGTGTAATGCATCAGGTGTTTGAGGTGTAGGTGCATCAGTACCTTGAGATACATGAGGTCGTGTGCAACCAAACCTAATGGATTGTAGATGGACATCATGATGCGGAGCACTTCTCGCTTTGTGGAAGAACAAGCACCCTCCAGCAGGTCTCTTCCCAATCTGTCCCAGTTGATCTTGAGGTGAAACAATCTGTGTTGGTGCACCATCACATGCCCTTCTCTGTTGCAAGAGCAGACGATAAATCTAGGCTCTTCAGAGTTTCGCTAACTCCCCAGGCTGATTTCGCCAACTCGGTCGCACTATGATCTGCTTCTGTATTGCACAGTATGTCGTCCACGTGAGTAAATTGTACGATTACCCTGGTAGCTACCGGATACTGTTCGCTGAACTGCTCTGCGTTTTTGTTCTTTACGAGCTGCGCACTTCCTGGAGAACAACATGCTCCAAACGTGGGTAAGAAATGGGGAATGCAAATAaggagcgtccaacatagctgtAGCCATCCCAAGTGCCTACCTAGCACCTTCATGTGGCcttacctggtaatgctctattgagtatcCAAGCTAGGAGGAGTTTGGTGGTTCCCGGCtacctggtctcaaaaccgcggttttgggcagacggcggagcctgCTAAAAGGTGaggttttttaattatttttttcgttttagcttatgaagcacctcatgctgtatagtgaaaactttggacAAAACGAGTTTTAGGactgctcatggataccagaaaaTATTAAGTTATttattggaagcacttatgcaaactcaaaggacgcaactctattccattcgaaggactgctggtgattgttctatttttgcccatatataccaaATTTCATCTTACTATCATCAGCAGGtatctaaattcagcctatttgccttttctttcgccaataaaaatactttgccgacatacaattttaatatgttataactaatTCCTCAAGACTGTaaataatctactattttttagtcaaagaacgtcaaaactacctgttcttccactagaactaggccataggccgaaaaattagatgccatcgcttaataggccgaaataccctcccgtgccctatgtGGAAGGCTAGATGATGGAGTGGAtctggcccttctgtaacagcattagtgtgaaattcatttgataatcaaatttggagcTACTGAATTCAGCTACATACACTGGCTAGTCCTAGATTGTCcagctcataaaagtgctattttggcttaagtcgcttcggtctcttcggcgcacttattgcttggaatgtaacgaaaaagtgcgccgacgatgccaaaacgatttaatgcaggatcgcactttggatggtataatttttcttgcaatcagcaatactaCTTTACGAACTGCGCACGCGCTGCAGATCAACATGCTCCAAACGTCATTACCTGCATGACGTAAACGTTGGTTTCGTTCTCCTCGGTATCCCGCCACAAGAACCGTTGACTTTGCTGTTCCTCGCTATGGATGGCAACTTGGTGAAACATTTCGCTAATGTCACCACATAGTGCGAAACGGTACTCGCGGAACTTGTGGACGGTAACCAATGACGTGAGCAAGTTAGGTCTAGCGAGAAGACAAGAATTCAGCGAAATTTCATTCGTGGTCAATTTCCGGGTTTATTAGGGTtgctaactgggaagactatccttacctcctcgtggtactagccgggatacgagcaaccttagcggagatcgggtaaccaaccccactGACAGGGAAGGGGGAATCATCGTCCTCGCGTCAGTGTGGGACGCTAACAGTGTACTGTCACaatggtcctccggcgacacAGGGGGTTGGTGCAGGCTCTACAAGCCATCCGTAAAACATTCTAGTACGGTCAGCAAATAATGTAAATAGGGACTGGAACAATCGGCATAGACTAAGGCAACGAAAAGGGACGATTGGAAGCTTGGAACATAGAACTGCATGTCTCTCAATTTTCTGGGAAGTGCCCAAATTCTTTCCGACTTATTGAGGGCAcgcaagttcgacattgtaGCTCTGCAGGAGGTATGGTGGAAGGGGTCTACGGTATATTCGTATAGAGATGGATACagcatctaccagagctgccataaaacacatgagctgggtacagcttttacTGTGATGGGCGACATACAAAAGCGCGTGATTGAGTGGTGGCCAATGGACAGCCGCATATGTAGCAAATTAAGGATTAGaagccgtttcttcaacatAGCCCACACCTAGGAAATGACGAGGACGATAAAGATGCTTTTTACGCGTAGCTTGAACGTGAATACGACAAATGCCCAAGAAATGACGTCAATCGGCATCGGAGACCTCAACGCTCAggtacgaacgaaaacggccatcGACTCATTGACATCGCCGTCTCCAAAAATATGGCCATACAAAGTATCTACTTCCGGCACGGCCTCCCATATCGGTGCACCTGGAGAACCACACAACAGACGGACTCGCAAGTCGATCACGTTCTCATTGATGAAAGGCACTTCTCGGATATTATCAACGTTAGAAGCTATCGTGGGACAAACATGGATTCTGACCACTGCCTTTTAACGGTTAAAGTGCGCCATAAACTTTCCGTTGTTACCTACAACATTCGGTTACCTACATACCACACAAAAAACTTCCGGGATAGGAAGTGCCCATATACAATTCCCGCAAAGAATTTACGGTGAGAGCCGAAACGTTTCGAGATGAACATGGAGGAATCTTGACGGATGAATGTGAGAAGATCGAAAGATGAAACAGAACTGAAATaagcacctgaatggcgcttAAGCGGAATTCCAAAACAGCAGAAGAAACCACTACCTCAGTACGgcggacgatgaaaaaatgcTGAATCAAGCGGCTTAGATAAGATCACTAAGGTACCTGACAATAAGGGTATCGCAGCGGGGTTTATAAAAGCAAAATAGACGAATAATCGAAAACAGACGAAATCTTTGTGTTGCGATACATCCTCCAAAAGTGCCGTGATGCGTAATCGTGAATATCAGgccatttttttcctgtatggactcatcactgcgaccagtatctattgttattgttattgcgctcgggtgtttgctgtataacctgcacagTCTCCAATTACAGTCATCCCTGGCAAGactgaccagtacatttaactattATAAGAGTATAAGATTTTACACTGTCAACAGTGCTTTATGGGGttcatatagaattcagcatgaaggaagggtaatgggtgaggagcctgagaataaacccatgctcaAGTGCACAACCCATGACCACTTTGCTAGTCAAAGCAGACtctgtaaccttgcggctacggagccccccatcaGGCCATTACGTACCACTTAttcatggatttcaaggcggcctATGAAACTATAGACCGTGAAGAACTATAGAAAATATGGGATGAAAATGACTTTCGCGGACGACTGACAAACTGATTGAGGCCACGATGGACGTACAGCGGTGTGTAAGCATATCATGCTCATTTGGTTTTGAGAATCCTTTAAAGGGGCTCCGATAAGGCGATAGTTTTTCTGCCTCTTGTTTAAGTTCGAGAAGGTAGACGAAACTATACATAGATATGTCTaaggatggaagatcagtgattttgatcaaatctatGATTCATCGCCAGACGCACGGATCTGTAAAGTGAATCTTCAGCTTTAATCATAAGATTTTGTTCTTTTAACAAATCTTAGTTTCGGGACATTAATTCTTCGATTTCTGGgtccgtattctactaagacgctcccaaaacttcagtcaactctTAGTCATCGATCACAATGTTACACTTTACCAAACTGCGAAAAAAGGGTTGCAAACATCACTTGTATTGAGATTCACGCCATTCAACCggtcgtctgtatctgttaaaTTTCTCAACGCGATCAAGCAATAACCATGATCTGTTACAAGATTTATTATAATCTGTATAGTGTATAGATCGCGATAAAGTATTTGTCGCAGCtttaagtagtgatgtcaatgaaggaacgtgctgctcgagccaaagatgctgatgtcAATGAACCTGAACCGGATCGCTGTTAcgttcttgatcgctagaagagATTTTTCCATCCCTAGCTATGTCTTTAATATTTTCTTGCAACTATGAACCTGCCCAGGTaatcaataagcattagtataagcagtaaatcaatcgtttattagcatccctggcgttttatactgcaggttgctgtttattagccttttgactgcataactgttgtaaattggcatctacaattctatttaaattcttcttgtcggtaactagctgcaaataagcattgtcagcactataagagggctagcagtaaagtagccgcatattttgccaaaatagcatttaaatagcatttaagtcaacttaactgcttattggcttgcatttaaattgcagtggaaatgcttattggttacctgggcagtcactcatccatgccaatgtagtcaatttactcggaatctgcaccgataaatcattgaattgcacttttacccgcatcgcacatttacccctccttactctatcatATAGATTCCCATAAGTTTTAAGTGATTAGACAATGTCTTATTGGAACTGTATAAATGCTAAGATCTTTCTTAGAAAGCTCAACTAGGTGTGTCCAAATTTACAGAAATTTTCGGTGCTAAGCATTGATGCTGAAACTTCTCTACTACCatacagggtgtcgactcaaatccaaacataaaattccctgactttccctgattttccctgatgcatcaaatatttttccctgagcctcaaaactcgaatataaagcttatttgggtgatttctggcttaagtttttaacccttcagcatggcttatgcggcatgctgaaaactaaagctagaacATATCAAAGATTATTAACCTATTTCTTatcagcgtttcgaaaacgcgaCGCACTCTTCTATCGATTCTAGGGGACAGTTAtatttgaggtatcaacttgaatccaaagaaacaaagattgagaaaaaatttaaaaatctaatcggtctgtttttgcacaaagcttagatgttacaaaCAGCAAAATTACAACCGCGTAAACATAACAAGTCTTGCTAACTATCAGTCacctcaaactagtaactttgcccctggaaggtggacacatgtctgcggttTTTTCGTTGAACTAAAACCAAACTTTCCCTgaagtttcagcttgtta harbors:
- the LOC128743017 gene encoding putative uncharacterized protein DDB_G0277255 isoform X2; translated protein: MALNIAVPLTTIGDLMEGFGLLSPISPLSVDCRAVSTTGSRVKKQLVSPVGSDSSGISSLDSEEIKKPTSPPTTPTEEVERPLTSSSPISLSGEGKSKAPETEDGSPSQSSSSSSSSSSSSSSSTSPSSSSTSMRSSLSSEDSISDETGSGNDDVAEPSVPECEPKIVLSGRDVLDLIDNLTAPGHFRLQFAQLPENDNIHFFLDNRSQYHRLGANGHIQEYTMAKCSCCDFHYPINGTSLTSGISTIGTTTMANQSTNLTSVAFQQTQQQQQQQQLRLPWYNFANSLNGMANNRDKMSANVTTNAFNKAFTGNGGNSNNGGNQYLRSGYAANLFGRDSNRNNGGNSFLNSTSTYNNQKSYQQQSFGFPNNNGSKFNNPCGQLQQPQQYNSKNHSLRYGTGGNNSMGGSNHSNNSISSGYNSSAAVAAAAALANQNLLNFSGFNNSNNSYNNKSNNNNMFAYYKSIM
- the LOC128743017 gene encoding putative uncharacterized protein DDB_G0277255 isoform X1; this translates as MMALNIAVPLTTIGDLMEGFGLLSPISPLSVDCRAVSTTGSRVKKQLVSPVGSDSSGISSLDSEEIKKPTSPPTTPTEEVERPLTSSSPISLSGEGKSKAPETEDGSPSQSSSSSSSSSSSSSSSTSPSSSSTSMRSSLSSEDSISDETGSGNDDVAEPSVPECEPKIVLSGRDVLDLIDNLTAPGHFRLQFAQLPENDNIHFFLDNRSQYHRLGANGHIQEYTMAKCSCCDFHYPINGTSLTSGISTIGTTTMANQSTNLTSVAFQQTQQQQQQQQLRLPWYNFANSLNGMANNRDKMSANVTTNAFNKAFTGNGGNSNNGGNQYLRSGYAANLFGRDSNRNNGGNSFLNSTSTYNNQKSYQQQSFGFPNNNGSKFNNPCGQLQQPQQYNSKNHSLRYGTGGNNSMGGSNHSNNSISSGYNSSAAVAAAAALANQNLLNFSGFNNSNNSYNNKSNNNNMFAYYKSIM